Proteins co-encoded in one Lysobacter solisilvae genomic window:
- a CDS encoding alpha/beta hydrolase: protein MAILHTQPARPCPLSPARARARPRLAGMRLPGDLLTADPWVLAFRVLEPAPDRPRRLLVLLHGVDGDELQMAGLGGRADGDTHVVLARGPRSIAGDRQGWFREGHGEDQTPDVVVEEALESRARLLEFVGQLQQRFGLEAAQTVIGGFSQGAMLCAGAALHAPGGQGGVVMLAGRLLPAFDPAAGPAGHASSLRVLIVHGCDDAIVPVEAARDAQRKWATRGADVELDVTADAHELSAAMEDAFAAWWRRGFAERSPRPPGSP, encoded by the coding sequence GTGGCGATCCTGCACACTCAGCCGGCCCGTCCGTGCCCGCTTTCACCCGCCCGCGCCCGGGCGCGACCGAGACTGGCGGGCATGCGGCTTCCCGGCGACCTGCTCACCGCTGACCCCTGGGTCCTGGCATTCCGGGTGCTGGAACCGGCGCCCGATCGCCCGCGGCGGCTGCTCGTGCTGCTGCACGGCGTGGATGGCGACGAGCTGCAGATGGCCGGCCTGGGCGGGCGTGCGGACGGCGACACGCATGTCGTGCTGGCGCGCGGACCCCGTTCGATCGCGGGAGACCGCCAGGGCTGGTTCCGCGAGGGACACGGTGAGGACCAGACACCGGACGTGGTCGTCGAGGAAGCCCTGGAGAGTCGCGCCCGGCTTCTCGAGTTCGTCGGCCAGCTTCAGCAGCGCTTCGGGCTGGAGGCGGCGCAGACAGTGATCGGCGGGTTCAGCCAGGGTGCGATGCTGTGCGCCGGCGCCGCGCTGCATGCGCCGGGCGGGCAGGGCGGCGTGGTCATGCTGGCCGGGCGGTTGCTGCCGGCATTCGACCCGGCGGCAGGGCCGGCCGGCCACGCGTCATCGCTGCGCGTGCTGATCGTGCACGGGTGCGACGACGCCATCGTGCCAGTGGAAGCAGCGCGCGACGCACAGCGGAAGTGGGCCACCCGGGGCGCAGACGTGGAGCTGGACGTGACCGCCGATGCGCACGAACTCAGTGCGGCGATGGAGGACGCCTTCGCGGCATGGTGGCGGCGCGGCTTTGCGGAACGCTCGCCGAGGCCACCCGGTTCGCCGTGA
- a CDS encoding cold-shock protein: MSDRETGTVKWFNDAKGFGFIARENGEDVFVHFRAIESSGFKSLQEGQKVSFVVTRGQKGLQADSVQTI; this comes from the coding sequence ATGTCCGACCGTGAAACCGGTACCGTAAAGTGGTTCAACGACGCTAAGGGCTTTGGCTTCATCGCCCGTGAGAATGGTGAAGATGTGTTCGTGCATTTCCGCGCGATCGAGTCCTCGGGCTTCAAGAGCCTGCAGGAAGGCCAGAAGGTGAGCTTTGTCGTCACCCGTGGCCAGAAGGGTCTCCAGGCCGACTCGGTCCAGACGATCTGA
- a CDS encoding class I SAM-dependent methyltransferase, producing the protein MPGYATRNLTVQVGGHDYRLRMLSDKQQYADRDGLAHRAGISSAQWCLFGQHWPAGQVLAQAMSEIELGGRRILELGCGLGLSSLVLKHRGADITASDHHPLANEFLQHNAILNGLSPICYRDLPWTAPDATLGRFDLIIGSDILYERDHGVQLAAVMLRHAHPDALVMIADPGRGQRGGFTRSMLEQGYLCCERSPDFGEHRGASRGRLLSYRRPSKLN; encoded by the coding sequence GTGCCTGGCTATGCCACCCGAAACCTCACCGTGCAGGTGGGCGGTCACGATTACCGCCTGCGCATGCTGAGCGACAAGCAACAGTACGCGGACCGTGACGGTCTGGCGCACCGCGCCGGCATCTCGTCCGCGCAGTGGTGCCTGTTCGGCCAGCACTGGCCCGCCGGCCAGGTGCTTGCGCAGGCCATGAGCGAGATCGAACTGGGGGGACGTCGGATCCTGGAGCTCGGCTGTGGCCTGGGGCTGTCCAGCCTGGTGCTCAAGCACCGGGGCGCGGATATCACCGCCAGCGACCACCATCCGCTCGCCAACGAGTTCCTGCAGCACAACGCGATCCTCAACGGGCTGTCGCCCATCTGCTACCGCGACCTGCCCTGGACTGCCCCGGATGCCACCCTAGGGCGTTTCGACCTGATCATCGGTAGCGATATCCTGTACGAGCGAGACCATGGGGTGCAGCTGGCGGCCGTGATGCTGCGGCATGCACATCCCGACGCGCTGGTGATGATCGCCGACCCCGGTCGCGGCCAGCGCGGCGGATTCACCCGTTCGATGCTGGAACAGGGGTATCTGTGCTGCGAGCGCAGTCCCGATTTCGGCGAACATCGCGGTGCCTCGCGCGGCCGCCTGCTCAGCTACCGCCGTCCGTCCAAGTTGAACTGA
- the yiaA gene encoding inner membrane protein YiaA, translated as MKPQIQKPTAAFIGASWLALLIGATTYLAGLWSAPMQLNEKGYYFTILMYGLFSAVSLQKSVRDRLEGTYVTPIYFGLCWMSLGIALLLLMVGLWNAQLSGTEKGFYAMAFVLSLFAAVAVQKNVRDVAVFDAESRGETHGIGSRAAE; from the coding sequence ATGAAGCCCCAGATCCAGAAACCCACCGCCGCCTTCATCGGCGCTTCCTGGCTGGCGCTGCTGATCGGCGCGACCACCTACCTGGCGGGGTTGTGGAGCGCGCCGATGCAGCTCAACGAGAAGGGCTATTACTTCACCATCCTGATGTACGGGCTGTTCTCCGCGGTATCGCTGCAGAAATCCGTGCGCGACCGGCTCGAGGGCACCTACGTCACCCCGATCTATTTCGGCCTGTGCTGGATGTCGCTGGGTATTGCCCTGCTGCTGCTGATGGTGGGCCTGTGGAATGCGCAGCTCAGTGGCACCGAGAAGGGCTTCTATGCGATGGCCTTCGTGTTGAGCCTGTTCGCCGCGGTGGCCGTGCAGAAGAACGTCCGGGACGTGGCCGTGTTCGATGCGGAGTCCCGCGGTGAGACGCACGGCATCGGATCGCGCGCCGCCGAATGA
- a CDS encoding VOC family protein, with protein sequence METQELHRGRLIDHVQLVVKDLPASQAFYTAILDVLGVPVGGTGEDYFWADELFVSTAGSEAAQGKLTGRHHLAFQARDRAMVDAFHRAALAHGGRDNGAPGEREYHPGYYAAFALDPDGNNIEAVHHGDAQRSSASVKISF encoded by the coding sequence ATGGAAACGCAGGAACTCCACCGCGGACGACTGATCGACCATGTGCAGCTGGTCGTCAAGGACCTGCCCGCCAGCCAGGCGTTCTACACCGCGATCCTCGACGTGCTGGGGGTGCCCGTGGGCGGCACTGGCGAGGACTACTTCTGGGCCGACGAGCTGTTTGTTTCCACCGCCGGTAGCGAGGCGGCGCAGGGCAAGCTGACGGGCCGGCACCACCTGGCCTTCCAGGCTCGCGACCGCGCCATGGTGGACGCGTTCCACCGGGCAGCGCTCGCCCACGGTGGCCGCGACAACGGCGCGCCGGGCGAGCGCGAATATCACCCGGGCTATTACGCCGCATTCGCCCTGGATCCCGACGGAAACAACATCGAGGCGGTCCACCATGGCGACGCCCAGCGCAGTTCGGCGTCGGTAAAGATCTCGTTCTAG
- a CDS encoding type 1 glutamine amidotransferase domain-containing protein: MAGKRIAILATDGFEQSELMDPRAQLKQAGYAVDVISPKGGQIRGWKDKDWGDSVPVDVELGQASSDDYDALVLPGGQINPDRLRMVPEAVEFVRAFDRAGKPLAAICHGPWLLVESGAANGREVTSWPSVRTDLENAGARWKDAEVVTDGHIITSRKPADIPAFTQAVINAVG; this comes from the coding sequence ATGGCCGGCAAGCGGATCGCCATCCTCGCCACCGACGGTTTCGAACAGTCCGAACTCATGGACCCCCGCGCGCAGCTCAAGCAGGCTGGTTACGCGGTCGATGTCATTTCTCCCAAGGGCGGACAGATCCGCGGATGGAAGGACAAGGACTGGGGCGACTCGGTGCCCGTCGACGTGGAACTGGGGCAGGCTTCCTCGGACGACTACGACGCGCTCGTGCTGCCTGGCGGCCAGATCAATCCCGACCGGCTGCGCATGGTGCCCGAGGCCGTCGAATTCGTGCGTGCCTTCGATCGCGCCGGCAAGCCCCTGGCCGCAATCTGCCACGGCCCCTGGCTCCTGGTGGAGTCGGGCGCGGCGAACGGCCGCGAAGTCACGTCCTGGCCTTCGGTACGCACGGACTTGGAGAACGCGGGTGCGCGCTGGAAGGATGCGGAAGTGGTCACCGACGGCCACATCATCACCAGCCGCAAGCCGGCCGACATCCCCGCGTTCACCCAGGCGGTGATCAACGCGGTGGGCTGA
- a CDS encoding c-type cytochrome, which yields MKWVAMVVGVAVLAAGTLVAVSWALTGRALERTYAINDPPLKITRDAGTLARGEHLFATRGCADCHGRQGEGRVLIDEPGLMRVVPTNLTRAVHVPAYTDDALAAAIRHGVRPDGTPLMIMPTGDYAQLDDQDVGALVLYMRTLPMRANDPGRSVVGPIGRVLHTLGKLPLLPAESVDHAPRLRQAPPVAPTVEYGRYVAQVCTGCHRSDFTGGLVVEPGTPPSANLTPHATGLADWSETDFLRLMHTGLRPDGRAVDPMMPWRSYSRMEDVELRAVWAYLASLEPVPGGGGGAGK from the coding sequence ATGAAATGGGTGGCAATGGTCGTGGGCGTCGCCGTGCTCGCGGCAGGGACGCTCGTGGCCGTCTCATGGGCACTGACCGGCCGCGCACTGGAGCGCACCTATGCGATCAATGACCCGCCTTTGAAGATCACCCGGGACGCGGGCACCCTCGCCCGCGGCGAGCATCTGTTCGCCACGCGGGGCTGCGCGGATTGCCACGGCCGGCAGGGCGAAGGCCGGGTGCTGATCGACGAGCCGGGCCTGATGAGGGTCGTGCCAACGAATCTCACCCGTGCGGTGCACGTGCCGGCCTACACCGACGACGCCCTTGCCGCGGCGATCCGCCACGGGGTCCGTCCCGACGGTACGCCGCTGATGATCATGCCCACCGGCGACTACGCCCAGCTCGATGACCAGGACGTCGGCGCCCTGGTGCTGTACATGCGCACCCTGCCGATGCGCGCCAACGATCCCGGCCGCAGTGTTGTCGGCCCGATCGGACGCGTGCTGCACACACTGGGCAAGCTGCCCCTGCTACCTGCCGAATCGGTCGACCATGCGCCCCGCCTGCGCCAGGCGCCGCCGGTGGCGCCGACCGTCGAGTACGGCCGCTACGTCGCCCAGGTATGCACGGGTTGCCATCGAAGCGACTTCACCGGCGGGCTGGTGGTCGAACCGGGTACGCCGCCGTCGGCCAACCTCACCCCCCATGCGACTGGCCTGGCGGACTGGTCGGAGACGGATTTCCTGCGCCTGATGCATACCGGCCTCAGGCCCGACGGCCGCGCGGTGGACCCGATGATGCCGTGGCGCTCATACAGTCGGATGGAAGATGTCGAGCTGCGCGCGGTGTGGGCCTACCTGGCCTCGCTCGAGCCCGTGCCCGGCGGTGGCGGTGGCGCCGGAAAGTAG
- a CDS encoding oxidoreductase, whose translation MPPRPAPTRVALIGYGFAGRTFHAPLIQAVPALSLVVVASRDAARVHADLPQVDVIADPLAAIADPRVQLVVIASPNQSHAPLARAALAAGRHVVVDKPVTPTLAEACELATLARHQDRVLSVFHNRRWDSDFLAVREAIASGLIGEPVHLESRIERFRPDVRARWREQAGPASGLWWDLGPHLVDQALLLLGRPDSVLASLSAQRGGAVTDDWAHVLLAYGSRRVVLHAGMLAAGAGARFVVHGTRGSLVKQGADRQEAQLMAGLRPGDPRWGEDPDPLVWHDAEGGVHRRPVPRGDQSRFYAGLAAAVRGEGENPVSPVQMLDVMAVMEAAVDAAASGCARVPAWVDPR comes from the coding sequence ATGCCCCCGCGCCCAGCTCCGACCCGCGTGGCCCTGATCGGCTATGGCTTCGCCGGCCGCACCTTCCACGCGCCCCTCATCCAGGCCGTGCCGGCGTTGTCGCTGGTGGTTGTCGCTTCGCGCGATGCGGCGCGCGTGCACGCCGATCTGCCGCAGGTGGACGTCATTGCCGATCCGCTGGCGGCGATTGCCGATCCGCGCGTGCAGCTGGTGGTGATCGCCTCGCCCAACCAGAGCCATGCGCCGCTCGCGCGTGCGGCGCTCGCCGCCGGCCGGCACGTGGTGGTCGACAAGCCGGTCACCCCCACACTGGCCGAGGCCTGCGAGCTGGCCACGCTGGCCCGCCATCAGGACCGGGTGCTGTCGGTGTTCCACAACCGCCGCTGGGATAGCGACTTCCTGGCGGTGCGCGAGGCCATCGCGAGCGGCCTGATCGGCGAGCCCGTGCACTTGGAATCGCGCATCGAGCGCTTCCGCCCCGACGTTCGGGCGCGGTGGCGCGAGCAGGCCGGGCCCGCCAGCGGTCTGTGGTGGGATCTGGGCCCGCACCTGGTCGATCAGGCACTGCTGTTGCTGGGCCGGCCCGATTCCGTACTGGCCAGCCTGTCGGCCCAGCGTGGCGGCGCCGTGACCGACGACTGGGCGCACGTCCTGCTGGCCTACGGCAGCCGGCGCGTGGTGCTGCACGCCGGCATGCTGGCGGCCGGCGCGGGCGCCCGCTTCGTGGTCCATGGCACGCGGGGCAGCCTGGTGAAGCAGGGCGCCGATCGTCAGGAGGCCCAACTCATGGCCGGCCTGCGCCCGGGTGACCCACGATGGGGCGAGGATCCGGACCCGCTGGTCTGGCACGACGCGGAGGGCGGAGTTCATCGGCGGCCCGTGCCGCGAGGCGACCAGTCGCGCTTCTACGCCGGGTTGGCGGCGGCGGTCCGCGGTGAAGGCGAGAATCCGGTGTCGCCGGTGCAGATGCTCGATGTCATGGCGGTGATGGAGGCCGCGGTCGATGCCGCGGCTTCCGGGTGTGCGCGGGTGCCAGCGTGGGTGGACCCGCGCTAG
- a CDS encoding DUF1615 domain-containing protein has translation MLITACQPPAPRYQPTPEQVRAQIRRLLPSTLADRAGWAADIQSAFQLLELPPTTANLCAVLAVTEQESGYKADPPVEGLGRIARAEIERRARAKGVPALAVRGLLLIKAPDGRSYGDKLAAVRTERELSALYEELAARAPSFGQRLLERGNPVRTGGPMQVSIDYAQRQVRARPYPYPMAGTLRREVFSRRGGMYFGIAHLLKYPNTYTRHLYRFADFNAGHYASRNAAFQAAVSQASGIALSLDGDLVAHGSDAVGATEAAVRSLAGSLQLDHDEIRRALRQGGQFDFEKSDLYLRVFALAEKRAGRRLPRARLPGIRLDSPKITRRLTTEWFAQRVETRYRACEARAR, from the coding sequence ATGCTAATCACGGCCTGCCAACCGCCGGCGCCCCGATACCAGCCGACCCCCGAGCAGGTGCGCGCGCAGATTCGGCGGCTGCTGCCCTCGACGCTGGCTGATCGCGCCGGGTGGGCAGCCGACATCCAGTCCGCCTTCCAGTTACTGGAGCTTCCGCCCACGACCGCGAACCTGTGCGCCGTGTTGGCCGTGACGGAACAGGAATCGGGCTACAAGGCCGATCCGCCCGTCGAAGGCCTGGGTAGGATCGCGCGCGCCGAGATCGAACGACGCGCGCGTGCCAAGGGCGTGCCGGCCCTGGCCGTGAGGGGCCTGCTGCTGATCAAGGCGCCGGATGGGCGCAGCTATGGCGACAAGCTGGCGGCCGTGCGCACCGAGCGCGAACTCAGCGCGTTGTATGAGGAGCTGGCCGCGCGCGCGCCCTCATTCGGCCAGCGCCTGCTCGAGCGCGGCAACCCGGTCCGCACCGGCGGACCGATGCAGGTCAGCATCGACTACGCCCAGCGCCAGGTCCGCGCGCGCCCCTATCCCTACCCGATGGCCGGAACGCTGCGACGCGAGGTTTTCAGCCGCCGTGGCGGGATGTACTTCGGCATTGCGCACCTGCTCAAGTACCCCAACACCTACACGCGACACCTCTACCGGTTCGCCGACTTCAACGCAGGCCACTACGCCAGCCGCAATGCAGCCTTCCAGGCGGCGGTGAGCCAGGCCAGCGGCATCGCGCTGTCCCTGGACGGCGACCTGGTCGCGCATGGCTCCGACGCAGTCGGCGCAACCGAAGCCGCGGTGCGCTCGCTCGCGGGATCCCTCCAGCTCGATCACGACGAAATCCGCCGCGCGCTACGGCAGGGCGGCCAGTTCGACTTCGAAAAGTCCGACCTCTACCTGCGCGTGTTCGCATTGGCCGAAAAGCGAGCGGGCCGGCGCCTGCCCCGTGCACGCCTGCCCGGCATCCGCCTCGACAGCCCGAAAATCACCCGCCGCCTGACGACGGAATGGTTCGCGCAACGCGTGGAGACGCGCTACCGCGCGTGCGAGGCCCGTGCCCGCTGA
- a CDS encoding tetratricopeptide repeat protein encodes MRLDYRQAVLALILATGAAHGQEPEPQKPTAQMQAYLDAVERAEAITDPRERCLAYPALPGNDWLPGTAEALCALMAEEISLDEIEKTLDGEDGGKVLDERYAALLASQFQPPAHRDRIFRAYDVFDHGERAGRLAQRWVEQSPKSTYARTARAWHLVDAGWEARGKARMKDTSAQRVQRMNELFAQAIPDLDFAMKKNPRLLPACDRLIAIGASSSDLAQRVGMQACLKADAASYRVMSSLLWAEQPRWGGSLEGMRHLVAMARAREQDNPALGALRGNEMGQEASQHPERAEMAPVLEQTARLSPSYLDATARAVKNLGRYWDSVMYASQAIRFNPRSNMAYQDRARSLEMLNHLDRALPDARRAEELAPKDGWGAYELGSVLRRLKRFEEARAAFKRAMDDTDTRESANEMICESYWLEQNVAAQAACAKEMLAEFPRNGEAWRLLALALKDLGDPGAHDAAERFLAFADPANWTNHAYFVDYIKGWLASKPKPKAATQAAPANGAK; translated from the coding sequence ATGCGACTGGACTATCGGCAGGCTGTGCTGGCGTTGATCCTGGCCACCGGTGCAGCGCACGGGCAGGAGCCGGAGCCCCAGAAGCCCACGGCGCAGATGCAGGCCTACCTGGACGCCGTGGAGCGCGCCGAAGCCATCACCGATCCCCGCGAACGCTGCCTGGCGTATCCGGCACTGCCTGGCAACGACTGGCTGCCCGGGACGGCCGAAGCCCTGTGCGCCCTCATGGCCGAGGAAATCTCGCTGGACGAGATCGAGAAGACGCTGGACGGCGAGGACGGCGGCAAGGTGCTCGACGAGCGCTACGCGGCCTTGCTGGCGTCGCAGTTCCAGCCGCCGGCCCATCGCGACCGCATCTTCCGCGCGTACGACGTCTTCGACCACGGCGAACGCGCTGGCCGTCTCGCGCAACGCTGGGTGGAGCAGTCGCCCAAGAGCACGTATGCCCGGACCGCGCGCGCGTGGCACCTGGTCGACGCGGGGTGGGAGGCGCGTGGCAAGGCACGGATGAAGGACACGTCCGCACAGCGCGTGCAGCGAATGAACGAACTGTTCGCCCAGGCCATACCGGACCTGGATTTCGCAATGAAGAAGAACCCGCGGCTGCTGCCGGCCTGCGATCGCCTGATCGCCATCGGCGCCAGCAGCAGCGACCTCGCACAGCGCGTGGGCATGCAGGCCTGCCTGAAGGCGGACGCCGCATCCTACCGGGTGATGTCGAGCCTGCTCTGGGCCGAACAGCCGCGCTGGGGCGGTTCGCTGGAAGGGATGCGCCACCTGGTGGCGATGGCGCGGGCGCGCGAGCAGGACAACCCCGCGCTGGGCGCGTTGCGTGGGAACGAGATGGGCCAGGAGGCCTCGCAGCACCCGGAGCGGGCGGAGATGGCGCCGGTGCTGGAACAGACGGCGCGATTGTCGCCCAGCTACTTGGATGCCACCGCGCGCGCGGTGAAAAACCTGGGACGGTATTGGGACAGCGTGATGTATGCCTCGCAGGCCATCCGTTTCAATCCCAGGAGCAACATGGCGTATCAGGATCGCGCCCGTTCCCTGGAGATGCTGAACCATCTCGACCGCGCGCTTCCCGATGCCCGGCGTGCGGAGGAACTGGCCCCGAAGGACGGCTGGGGAGCGTACGAACTGGGCTCGGTCCTGCGCAGGCTCAAGCGCTTCGAGGAGGCACGTGCCGCGTTCAAGCGCGCGATGGATGATACCGACACCCGCGAGTCCGCGAACGAAATGATCTGCGAGAGCTACTGGCTCGAACAGAATGTCGCGGCGCAGGCGGCGTGCGCGAAGGAGATGCTGGCCGAGTTTCCGCGCAACGGTGAGGCATGGCGCCTGCTGGCCCTGGCACTCAAGGACCTGGGTGACCCCGGTGCCCATGATGCCGCGGAGCGGTTCCTGGCATTCGCCGATCCGGCAAACTGGACCAATCACGCCTATTTTGTCGACTACATCAAGGGCTGGCTGGCCAGCAAGCCGAAGCCGAAGGCAGCGACGCAAGCCGCGCCCGCGAACGGCGCCAAGTAA
- a CDS encoding YkgJ family cysteine cluster protein has translation MTTSDGALATQVECGTCDAVCCRLPVVLMPDDDVAGHLATRTAEGLRVMARDEDGWCVALDSAHMRCSIYASRPAICRSFRMGGAHCLDVRADYADHRARGIPLTLY, from the coding sequence ATGACCACGTCCGATGGAGCCCTCGCCACCCAGGTTGAGTGCGGCACCTGCGACGCCGTGTGCTGCCGGCTGCCGGTGGTGCTCATGCCCGACGACGACGTGGCCGGACACCTGGCCACCCGGACGGCCGAAGGGCTTCGCGTGATGGCCCGCGACGAGGACGGCTGGTGTGTCGCCCTCGACAGCGCCCACATGCGCTGTTCCATCTACGCTTCGCGGCCGGCCATCTGCCGCAGTTTCCGCATGGGCGGCGCGCACTGTCTGGACGTGCGCGCCGACTACGCCGACCACCGCGCCCGCGGTATTCCACTCACGCTGTACTGA
- a CDS encoding peroxiredoxin yields the protein MKHASKLGLIGLIGTLALAAPSLAALKVGAQAPDFSAPAYLAGKPFTFKLADALKKGPVVVYFFPAAHTPGCNLEAHQFSQAIDKFKAQGASVIGVTAGNVEELADFSRETEHCGGKFPVAADPGAKIARQYDALLTAKPEWSSRTSYVISKSGAIVHVYSELNPNKHVQEMLEAVKSLEK from the coding sequence ATGAAGCATGCGTCCAAGCTTGGCCTGATCGGCCTCATCGGCACCCTCGCGCTGGCGGCCCCGTCGCTGGCCGCGCTCAAGGTCGGCGCCCAGGCGCCCGATTTCAGCGCACCGGCCTATCTGGCCGGCAAGCCCTTCACCTTCAAGCTGGCCGATGCCCTGAAGAAGGGTCCGGTCGTGGTGTATTTCTTCCCCGCCGCACACACCCCGGGCTGCAACCTGGAGGCGCACCAGTTCTCCCAGGCCATCGACAAGTTCAAGGCCCAGGGCGCCAGCGTGATCGGCGTGACGGCCGGCAACGTCGAGGAGCTGGCCGATTTCTCCAGGGAAACCGAACACTGCGGCGGCAAGTTCCCGGTCGCCGCCGATCCGGGCGCGAAGATCGCCAGGCAGTACGACGCCCTGCTCACCGCCAAACCCGAGTGGTCGAGCCGGACGTCCTACGTGATCTCGAAGTCCGGCGCCATCGTGCACGTGTATTCCGAGCTCAATCCGAACAAGCACGTGCAGGAAATGCTTGAAGCGGTGAAATCGCTGGAGAAGTAG